The following proteins are encoded in a genomic region of Glycine max cultivar Williams 82 chromosome 18, Glycine_max_v4.0, whole genome shotgun sequence:
- the LOC100816238 gene encoding RING-H2 finger protein ATL63 — protein sequence MSIQPDSPNNNTLTQMFQNIFSDNSNIMLAAIISLLLVILFVLLLHLYAKLFLAQAQPQAHARRRRRRRRRNTVTVSDVLGPARFHHFHSFNIEDSSPLTTKGLDSSTIRTIPLFIYEPNNNKVQEEEEELECVICLSAFVSGEVGRCLPKCGHGFHVECIDMWLSSHSNCPICRASIVASVEENVSRVVVSSSDHHRDELYYGGDHDLVEIVIESGGAPSSEIIREGDGNGGARTSVSVGSETSSSEFFGCSLERMLGKVFPSSNVN from the coding sequence ATGTCAATCCAACCTGACTCACCCAACAACAACACGTTGACCCAAATGTTTCAGAACATATTCTCAGACAACAGTAACATCATGCTTGCAGCCATCATTTCTCTCCTCCTAGTAATCCTCTTTGTCCTCCTTCTCCACCTCTATGCCAAGTTGTTCCTCGCTCAGGCACAGCCTCAGGCCCACGCCCGCCGCCGCCGGAGGAGGAGGCGGCGAAACACGGTGACAGTCTCCGACGTCCTCGGCCCGGCAAGGTTCCACCACTTCCACAGCTTCAACATAGAAGACAGTTCACCCCTCACAACAAAAGGCTTAGATTCTTCAACCATTAGAACAATTCCACTCTTCATCTATGAACCCAACAACAACAAGgtccaagaagaagaagaagaacttgaatgtgtaatttgcttgagtgCCTTTGTGAGTGGTGAAGTGGGGAGGTGCTTGCCAAAGTGTGGCCATGGCTTCCATGTGGAGTGCATTGACATGTGGTTGAGTTCACACTCCAATTGTCCTATTTGTAGAGCCTCAATTGTAGCAAGTGTTGAGGAGAATGTTTCTAGGGTGGTGGTTTCATCAAGTGATCATCATCGTGATGAATTATATTACGGTGGAGATCATGATTTGGTTGAGATTGTGATTGAAAGTGGTGGTGCTCCAAGTTCTGAGATTATTAGAGAGGGTGATGGTAATGGAGGAGCAAGAACAAGTGTTTCTGTTGGGTCAGAAACTTCTTCTTCTGAGTTTTTTGGGTGCTCTTTGGAGAGAATGCTTGGCAAGGTTTTCCCATCAAGTAATGTAAATTAA
- the LOC100816757 gene encoding 6-phosphofructo-2-kinase/fructose-2,6-bisphosphatase isoform X1: MGTGASKDAEEGSKEERDRLDHAGGQLYVSLKMENRKLTGDLVPHVYGSVPLVGSWDPSKALFMERESVSMWELSFVVPPNHETLDFKFLLKPKDSNTPCFVEEGPSRLLVGGALQEDARLALFRLDSGEVLEYQVFVKADRVSPFDLAASWRAYQDNFRPSSVRWIPDVSINSAPQTSGENGCSVGLELDLEHYVVPTPATSANSAHVYAANLTENPRSLIIGSGSSSYPIKEMEVIVPDPSKIFQSPGMVESKSVGTFSPLQKQESQRGLFVDRGVGSPRPVKSSSSNIFSTDLNLDSDTKNSMPAAAGAVAAAAVADQMLGPKEDRHLAIILVGLPARGKTFTAAKLTRYLRWLGHNTKHFNVGKYRRLKHGANQSADFFRADNPEGMEARNEVAALAFEDMISWMQEGGQVGIFDATNSSKERRNMLMKLAEGRCKIIFLETICNDRNIIERNIRLKIQQSPDYAEEPDFEAGLQDFKNRLENYEKVYETVNEGSYIKMIDMVSGHGGQIQVNNISGYLPGRIVFFLVNTHLTPRPILLTRHGESQDNVRGRIGGDTAISEAGELYSKKLAKFVGKRLKSERAASIWTSTLQRTILTASPIVGFPKIQWRALDEINAGVCDGMTYAEIKKNMPEEYESRKKDKLRYRYPRGESYLDVIQRLEPVIIELERQRAPVVVISHQAVLRALYAYFADRPLNEIPHIEVPLHTIIEIQMGVTGVQEKRYKLMD; this comes from the exons CTTTTCATGGAGCGGGAATCGGTGTCAATGTGGGAACTTAGCTTTGTTGTCCCACCTAATCACG AAACTTTGGATTTCAAATTCCTGTTGAAGCCTAAGGACAGCAATACACCTTGTTTTGTTGAGGAGGGTCCTAGCCGCCTGCTTGTGGGGGGAGCGTTGCAAGAGGATGCCAGGCTTGCGTTGTTTAGGCTTGATAGTGGCGAGGTTCTTGAGTATCAAGTCTTTGTTAAAGCAGACAGGGTTTCTCCCTTTGACCTTGCAGCGAGTTGGAGGGCTTATCAGGATAATTTTCGTCCTTCATCTGTGAGATGGATTCCTGATGTTAGCATAAATTCAGCACCTCAGACCAGTGGTGag AATGGTTGTTCTGTAGGTTTGGAActtgatcttgagcattatgtTGTCCCAACTCCCGCAACTTCAGCAAATTCAGCACATGTATATGCCGCTAACCTGACAGAGAATCCAAGGTCACTAATTATTGGGTCTGGCAGCAGTTCATATCCCATCAag GAGATGGAGGTTATTGTACCTGATCCATCTAAGATATTTCAAAGTCCTGGAATGGTTGAATCCAAGTCAGTTGGAACATTTTCACCTCTGCAAAAGCAAGAGAGTCAGAGGGGACTTTTTGTTGATAGAGGTGTTGGATCTCCTAGACCTGTAAAATCTTCTAGTTCAAATATTTTCTCTACTGATCTCAATTTGGATAGCGATACCAAG AATTCAATGCCAGCTGCTGCTGGAGCTGTTGCTGCTGCAGCTGTTGCTGATCAGATGCTGGGTCCCAAGGAAGATAGACATTTGGCAATTATCCTG GTGGGTCTGCCAGCCCGAGGTAAAACTTTCACTGCAGCTAAACTTACAAGATATCTTCGATGGTTAGGTCATAATACCAAACACTTCAATGTTGGGAAG TATCGTCGCCTTAAGCATGGAGCTAATCAG TCTGCTGATTTCTTTCGAGCTGACAATCCGGAAGGCATGGAGGCACGGAATGAG GTAGCAGCACTGGCATTTGAAGATATGATCTCTTGGATGCAAGAAGGTGGCCAG GTTGGGATATTTGATGCCACAAACAGTAGCAAGGAACGAAGAAACATGCTGATGAAATTGGCTGAAGGAAGATGCAAG ATAATCTTCCTGGAAACAATATGCAATGATAGAAATATAATTGAAAGGAATATTCGCCTTAAAATTCAGCAAAGTCCTGATTATGCAGAAGA GCCAGATTTTGAGGCTGGATTGCAAGACTTTAAAAATCGTCTAGAAAATTATGAGAAG GTTTATGAGACAGTTAATGAAGGATCTTACATAAAAATGATTGATATGGTCAGTGGGCATGGTGGACAAATACAA GTGAATAATATCAGTGGTTACCTTCCTGGCCGAATTGTCTTTTTCTTG GTAAATACACATCTTACCCCACGCCCAATTTTACTTACTCGACATGGGGAAAGTCAGGATAATGTGAGAGGCAGAATTGGAGGGGATACTGCAATAAG TGAGGCAGGAGAACTTTATTCAAAGAAGCTTGCCAAGTTTGTTGGAAAGCGTCTCAAATCAGAACGGGCTGCTTCT ATATGGACTAGTACACTACAACGAACAATTCTGACAGCCAGTCCAATTGTTGGATTTCCCAAG ATACAATGGCGTGCACTTGATGAGATAAACGCAGGGGTGTGTGATGGTATGACATATGCAGAAATCAAGAAAAACATGCCAGAGGAGTATGA ATCGCGCAAGAAGGATAAGCTTAGGTATCGTTATCCTCGGGGTGAGTCATACTTGGATGTCATTCAAAg GTTAGAACCTGTAATTATAGAGCTTGAGCGACAACGAGCACCTGTTGTTGTGATATCTCACCAG GCAGTTTTGAGGGCACTATATGCTTATTTTGCTGACAGGCCTTTGAACGAAATTCCGCATATAGAG GTTCCTCTTCATACGATTATTGAGATACAGATGGGAGTCACGGGTGTCCAAGAGAAAAGATATAAACTAATGGACTGA
- the LOC100816757 gene encoding 6-phosphofructo-2-kinase/fructose-2,6-bisphosphatase isoform X2, protein MGTGASKDAEEGSKEERDRLDHAGGQLYVSLKMENRKLTGDLVPHVYGSVPLVGSWDPSKALFMERESVSMWELSFVVPPNHETLDFKFLLKPKDSNTPCFVEEGPSRLLVGGALQEDARLALFRLDSGEVLEYQVFVKADRVSPFDLAASWRAYQDNFRPSSVRWIPDVSINSAPQTSGENGCSVGLELDLEHYVVPTPATSANSAHVYAANLTENPRSLIIGSGSSSYPIKEMEVIVPDPSKIFQSPGMVESKSVGTFSPLQKQESQRGLFVDRGVGSPRPVKSSSSNIFSTDLNLDSDTKNSMPAAAGAVAAAAVADQMLGPKEDRHLAIILVGLPARGKTFTAAKLTRYLRWLGHNTKHFNVGKYRRLKHGANQSADFFRADNPEGMEARNEVAALAFEDMISWMQEGGQVGIFDATNSSKERRNMLMKLAEGRCKIIFLETICNDRNIIERNIRLKIQQSPDYAEEPDFEAGLQDFKNRLENYEKVYETVNEGSYIKMIDMVSGHGGQIQVNNISGYLPGRIVFFLVNTHLTPRPILLTRHGESQDNVRGRIGGDTAISEAGELYSKKLAKFVGKRLKSERAASIWTSTLQRTILTASPIVGFPKIQWRALDEINAGVCDGMTYAEIKKNMPEEYESRKKDKLRYRYPRGESYLDVIQRLEPVIIELERQRAPVVVISHQAVLRALYAYFADRPLNEIPHIEENNAWTLVCYYTPGER, encoded by the exons CTTTTCATGGAGCGGGAATCGGTGTCAATGTGGGAACTTAGCTTTGTTGTCCCACCTAATCACG AAACTTTGGATTTCAAATTCCTGTTGAAGCCTAAGGACAGCAATACACCTTGTTTTGTTGAGGAGGGTCCTAGCCGCCTGCTTGTGGGGGGAGCGTTGCAAGAGGATGCCAGGCTTGCGTTGTTTAGGCTTGATAGTGGCGAGGTTCTTGAGTATCAAGTCTTTGTTAAAGCAGACAGGGTTTCTCCCTTTGACCTTGCAGCGAGTTGGAGGGCTTATCAGGATAATTTTCGTCCTTCATCTGTGAGATGGATTCCTGATGTTAGCATAAATTCAGCACCTCAGACCAGTGGTGag AATGGTTGTTCTGTAGGTTTGGAActtgatcttgagcattatgtTGTCCCAACTCCCGCAACTTCAGCAAATTCAGCACATGTATATGCCGCTAACCTGACAGAGAATCCAAGGTCACTAATTATTGGGTCTGGCAGCAGTTCATATCCCATCAag GAGATGGAGGTTATTGTACCTGATCCATCTAAGATATTTCAAAGTCCTGGAATGGTTGAATCCAAGTCAGTTGGAACATTTTCACCTCTGCAAAAGCAAGAGAGTCAGAGGGGACTTTTTGTTGATAGAGGTGTTGGATCTCCTAGACCTGTAAAATCTTCTAGTTCAAATATTTTCTCTACTGATCTCAATTTGGATAGCGATACCAAG AATTCAATGCCAGCTGCTGCTGGAGCTGTTGCTGCTGCAGCTGTTGCTGATCAGATGCTGGGTCCCAAGGAAGATAGACATTTGGCAATTATCCTG GTGGGTCTGCCAGCCCGAGGTAAAACTTTCACTGCAGCTAAACTTACAAGATATCTTCGATGGTTAGGTCATAATACCAAACACTTCAATGTTGGGAAG TATCGTCGCCTTAAGCATGGAGCTAATCAG TCTGCTGATTTCTTTCGAGCTGACAATCCGGAAGGCATGGAGGCACGGAATGAG GTAGCAGCACTGGCATTTGAAGATATGATCTCTTGGATGCAAGAAGGTGGCCAG GTTGGGATATTTGATGCCACAAACAGTAGCAAGGAACGAAGAAACATGCTGATGAAATTGGCTGAAGGAAGATGCAAG ATAATCTTCCTGGAAACAATATGCAATGATAGAAATATAATTGAAAGGAATATTCGCCTTAAAATTCAGCAAAGTCCTGATTATGCAGAAGA GCCAGATTTTGAGGCTGGATTGCAAGACTTTAAAAATCGTCTAGAAAATTATGAGAAG GTTTATGAGACAGTTAATGAAGGATCTTACATAAAAATGATTGATATGGTCAGTGGGCATGGTGGACAAATACAA GTGAATAATATCAGTGGTTACCTTCCTGGCCGAATTGTCTTTTTCTTG GTAAATACACATCTTACCCCACGCCCAATTTTACTTACTCGACATGGGGAAAGTCAGGATAATGTGAGAGGCAGAATTGGAGGGGATACTGCAATAAG TGAGGCAGGAGAACTTTATTCAAAGAAGCTTGCCAAGTTTGTTGGAAAGCGTCTCAAATCAGAACGGGCTGCTTCT ATATGGACTAGTACACTACAACGAACAATTCTGACAGCCAGTCCAATTGTTGGATTTCCCAAG ATACAATGGCGTGCACTTGATGAGATAAACGCAGGGGTGTGTGATGGTATGACATATGCAGAAATCAAGAAAAACATGCCAGAGGAGTATGA ATCGCGCAAGAAGGATAAGCTTAGGTATCGTTATCCTCGGGGTGAGTCATACTTGGATGTCATTCAAAg GTTAGAACCTGTAATTATAGAGCTTGAGCGACAACGAGCACCTGTTGTTGTGATATCTCACCAG GCAGTTTTGAGGGCACTATATGCTTATTTTGCTGACAGGCCTTTGAACGAAATTCCGCATATAGAG GAAAATAATGCATGGACACTTGTGTGCTACTACACACCTGGAGAGAGATAG